In the Lampris incognitus isolate fLamInc1 chromosome 11, fLamInc1.hap2, whole genome shotgun sequence genome, one interval contains:
- the LOC130120820 gene encoding gamma-crystallin 1-like, translating to MTSTSLTACAQQIIFYEDRNFGGRRYECMSDCADLHSMFNRCQSIRVESGMFVIYDHPGFNGNQYFIRRGDYADYMTMMNMSDCVRSCRMIPLHCGNFRMRLFNHVDMEGQMMELMDDCPNLMERFCTFDFNSCNVIDGHWLMYEQPNYRGRHYYLRTGEYRKHSEWGAETPRIGSIRRIMDL from the exons ATGACCTCTACATCACTGACAGCATGTGCACAGCAG ATTATCTTCTACGAGGACAGAAACTTCGGAGGCCGTCGCTATGAGTGCATGAGCGACTGCGCTGACCTGCACTCCATGTTCAACCGCTGCCAGTCAATCAGGGTGGAGAGCGGCATGTTCGTGATCTACGATCATCCTGGCTTCAATGGAAACCAGTACTTCATCCGCAGGGGAGATTACGCCGACTACATGACCATGATGAACATGAGCGACTGTGTCCGGTCCTGCCGTAtgatccccctg CACTGTGGCAACTTCCGGATGAGGCTGTTCAATCATGTAGACATGGAAGGTCAGATGATGGAGCTGATGGACGACTGCCCCAACCTCATGGAACGTTTCTGCACGTTTGACTTCAACTCTTGCAACGTGATCGACGGCCACTGGCTGATGTACGAGCAGCCCAACTACAGGGGACGTCACTACTACCTGCGAACCGGCGAGTACAGGAAGCACAGCGAGTGGGGAGCTGAGACCCCCAGGATTGGCTCCATCAGACGCATCATGGATCTCTAA
- the LOC130120823 gene encoding gamma-crystallin M2-like has product MNNLGSKITFYEDKNFQGRSYECDADCADMHPHFSRCNSIRVESGCWVLYERPNYTGYQYVLTRGEYPDYQRWMGYNDSIRSCRTFSYTSEGPYRMIIYERPNFQGEKMEFSDDCESVQDRFHNSDIYSCNVIEGYWTLYEHPNYRGRQYFMRPGEYRKYSDWGASCAATGSFRRITEF; this is encoded by the exons ATCACTTTTTATGAGGACAAAAACTTCCAGGGCCGCTCCTATGAGTGCGACGCAGACTGTGCTGACATGCACCCCCATTTCAGCCGCTGCAACTCCATCCGCGTGGAGAGCGGCTGCTGGGTGCTGTACGAGAGACCCAACTACACCGGCTACCAGTATGTCCTGACCAGAGGCGAGTACCCCGACTACCAGCGCTGGATGGGCTACAATGATTCCATTCGCTCCTGCCGTACCTTCTCTTAT ACCAGCGAAGGTCCTTATCGTATGATCATCTACGAGCGGCCCAACTTCCAAGGTGAAAAGATGGAGTTCAGCGATGACTGCGAGTCAGTCCAGGACCGGTTCCACAACAGCGACATCTATTCCTGCAATGTCATTGAGGGATACTGGACCCTCTACGAGCATCCAAACTACCGTGGTCGCCAGTATTTCATGAGGCCCGGAGAGTACCGCAAGTACAGCGACTGGGGTGCCAGCTGTGCCGCCACTGGATCCTTCCGGAGAATTACAGAGTTTTAA